The proteins below come from a single Caldisericota bacterium genomic window:
- a CDS encoding metal-sulfur cluster assembly factor, translated as MAKKQEIIEALKNVYDPEIPVSVVDLGLIYDIKVDEDNGTVFVKMTLTAPGCPMASFIIRDVEMVIQELEGVKEVKVELTYDPPWSPDLMSSDAKKNLGYE; from the coding sequence ATGGCAAAAAAGCAAGAAATTATTGAAGCATTAAAAAATGTGTATGACCCGGAAATACCAGTAAGCGTTGTGGACTTAGGTTTAATTTATGACATTAAAGTAGACGAAGACAATGGAACTGTATTTGTTAAAATGACACTTACCGCTCCGGGGTGTCCAATGGCGTCTTTTATAATAAGAGATGTAGAAATGGTTATTCAAGAGCTTGAAGGAGTAAAGGAAGTTAAAGTGGAGCTCACATATGATCCGCCATGGAGCCCAGATTTGATGAGCAGTGATGCAAAGAAAAATTTAGGGTACGAATAG
- a CDS encoding cysteine desulfurase family protein, which yields MKVYLDNAASTKMDKRVVEAMIPFFLEKYAVPSSQFAHTYGLEVKDAVDEARASFAERIGGKYPEEIIFTSGGTEANNLAIKGVAYANMDKGKHLITTQVEHNSVLNSFKRLEEEGFEVSYLPVNKDGIVDMDVLTRCIKKETALISVQYGNHETGAVQDIREIAKLSKEKGILFHTDAAIAWPYLSIDAYSWGIDLITLSPHKFYGPKGIGILFVRKGTKIKKVLDGGFNEFNLRPGTENTPAIIGAQKAAEIFSREDVDKILLLKKRLIAGIETTIKDVEYNGSKEHSISHIVNLTFRYIEGEAISLRLDFEGIAVTTGSACYSRNLQASYILLAMGKNHEQAHGSIRFSLSKYNTEDEIDYTIQKVREVVDDLRKLSPLGEEDEE from the coding sequence ATGAAAGTTTATTTAGACAATGCAGCTTCTACAAAAATGGACAAACGAGTAGTAGAAGCTATGATTCCGTTTTTTCTTGAAAAATATGCTGTACCTTCTTCTCAGTTTGCTCACACCTATGGACTTGAGGTAAAGGATGCAGTTGATGAGGCAAGAGCATCTTTTGCTGAACGAATAGGAGGAAAGTATCCTGAAGAGATTATATTTACTTCAGGTGGAACTGAAGCAAATAATCTTGCTATTAAGGGAGTTGCCTATGCGAATATGGACAAAGGGAAACACCTCATAACAACACAGGTAGAGCACAATTCTGTTCTTAATTCGTTTAAGCGGCTGGAAGAAGAAGGCTTTGAGGTATCATATCTTCCAGTGAATAAAGATGGTATTGTTGACATGGATGTACTAACGCGTTGCATTAAGAAGGAAACAGCGTTAATCTCAGTTCAATATGGAAACCATGAGACAGGAGCAGTCCAGGATATCAGGGAAATTGCAAAACTATCAAAGGAAAAGGGAATACTATTTCATACAGATGCTGCAATTGCCTGGCCGTATTTGTCAATAGATGCGTATAGTTGGGGGATAGACCTTATTACGTTGTCTCCCCATAAATTTTATGGTCCAAAAGGTATTGGAATACTGTTCGTTAGAAAAGGAACAAAGATTAAAAAAGTGTTGGATGGCGGATTTAATGAATTTAATTTAAGACCCGGAACGGAAAATACACCTGCAATTATCGGTGCGCAAAAAGCAGCAGAGATATTTAGCAGGGAGGATGTTGATAAAATTCTATTACTCAAAAAACGTTTGATTGCAGGAATAGAAACGACCATTAAGGATGTAGAATATAACGGCTCAAAAGAGCATTCCATATCACATATTGTTAATTTAACTTTTAGATATATTGAAGGCGAGGCTATTTCTCTTCGCTTAGATTTTGAAGGAATCGCTGTGACAACAGGGTCTGCCTGTTATAGCAGAAATCTACAGGCCAGCTACATACTTCTGGCAATGGGGAAAAACCATGAACAAGCCCATGGTTCAATTCGGTTTTCTCTGTCAAAGTATAATACAGAAGATGAAATCGATTATACTATTCAGAAAGTAAGAGAAGTAGTTGACGACCTGCGGAAACTTAGTCCGTTGGGAGAGGAGGATGAAGAATAG
- a CDS encoding iron-sulfur cluster assembly scaffold protein has protein sequence MYPKIVREHFTHPKNVGKIKNPTVIGSYSLPNLAKAIFYFLIEDGIIKDIKYQITGCPFAIAVCSILSEYAKEKNVEELKNIKLETLEQFFEIPEEKEECINLSLKAFLDGVKAA, from the coding sequence ATGTATCCAAAAATTGTAAGAGAACATTTTACTCATCCTAAAAATGTCGGAAAAATCAAAAATCCTACTGTAATTGGAAGTTATTCACTGCCAAATTTGGCAAAGGCCATTTTCTATTTTCTCATAGAGGACGGGATTATTAAAGACATTAAATATCAAATCACAGGTTGCCCTTTTGCAATAGCAGTATGCTCTATTTTAAGTGAATATGCTAAGGAGAAAAATGTGGAAGAGCTTAAAAATATTAAATTAGAGACATTAGAACAGTTTTTTGAGATTCCTGAGGAGAAGGAAGAATGCATAAATTTGTCCTTAAAAGCTTTTCTTGATGGAGTTAAAGCTGCATAA